In Drosophila simulans strain w501 chromosome 3R, Prin_Dsim_3.1, whole genome shotgun sequence, a single window of DNA contains:
- the LOC120284939 gene encoding uncharacterized protein LOC120284939 codes for MASKITIVVSDFENSNIPQQMGRRNLSYQNAGERLKRKLASNLASESDHDTSLLIHAATVSARKECKRDVAFVLKETLKTPEFPSESRMQIQCQKPTPLSPDEALAYLLENTLTKQQYISTRLLNKSHNSDIYPPYNEVIEAKLQCRPEGIEVMENTAQVLLQNLLDHTAQRLIKLQSDVFKEFPDIFKIKLICSYGFDGTTGHSAYKQKYETEALGTPISDQSLFVTSVIPIQIIDSFNRHIWINRAPQSIRFCRPLKIELIKETAVHIMMEKNQLDNQIKNLTPFTYKYDENRDIEVSYEMHMTLIDGKVLNVLTDTKSTQCCPICGVSPTQMLKISNFSSETFVPKVKALQFGS; via the exons atggcgtctaaGATAACAATTgttgttagtgattttgaaaactccaatataccccagcaaatgggacgccgaaacttatcttaccaaaatgcaggagaaagattaaaaaggaaactggcATCGAATCTGGCAAGTGAAAGTGACCACGACACAAGTCTTTTGATTCATGCAGCAACTGTTTCTGCTAGAAAAGAATGCAAGAGGGACGTTGCCTTTGTTCTTaaagaaactttaaaaacaCCAGAATTTCCAAGCGAATCGAGGATGCAAATTCAATGCCAAAAACCAACTCCTCTTTCACCAGATGAAGCTCTAGCTTATCTCCTGGAAAACACGCTGACAAAACAGCAATATATAAGCACCaggcttttaaataaaagccataaCAGCGATATATATCCGCCGTATAATGAAGTGATCGAAGCTAAATTACAGTGCCGACCAGAGGGTATAGAAGTAATGGAAAACACTGCTCAAGTGCTATTACAAAATCTCTTGGATCATACAGCGCAAAGATTAATTAAGTTGCAATCTGATGTTTTCAAGGAATTTCCAGATatctttaaaatcaaattaatttgcagctACGGATTTGATGGGACAACTGGTCATAGTGCTTACAAGCAGAAATATGAAACTGAAGCACTTGGCACACCAATTTCTGATCAATCTTTATTTGTAACTTCTGTCATACCCATACAAATTATAGATTCGTTTAATCGGCATATCTGGATAAACAGAGCACCGCAGTCCATTCGATTTTGCAGACCTCTAAAAATTGAGTTGATAAAGGAAACTGCTGTCCACATAATGATGGAAAAAAATCAGTTagataatcaaattaaaaatcttaCGCCATTCACTTATAAATATGATGAAAATCGTGACATAGAAGTTAGCTATGAAATGCACATGACACTTATAGATGGAAAAGTCCTAAACGTATTAACAGACACTAAATCTACTCAATGTTGTCCGATCTGTGGAGTCAGCCCAACACAAATgttgaaaatttcaaattttagtTCAGAAACCTTTGTACCAAAAGTAAAGGCTTTACAATTTGGG AGCTGA